The DNA sequence GGCGCAATTCGCGGTCTCTGTGGTGACCGCCGACGGCAGGCTTCACCAGGCAGGCGACCACCAGGTCCCCTTTTCGGTCCAGTCGATCACCAAGGTCTTTACCCTGGCCATCGCGCTTGGCCGGACGGGCGACCAGCTCTGGACGCGGGTGGGCCGCGAACCCTCGGGCCGGGCCTTCAACTCCATCGTCCAGCTGGAGCAGGAAAATGGCCGCCCCCGCAATCCCTTCATCAATGCGGGCGCCATCGTCACGACCGACGCGGTGCTGGGCAACCGCGCCCCGCGCGAAGCACTGGCCGAGATCATCCGCTTCCTGCGCACCGCGGCGGGGTCCGAGGACATCCACATCAACGATACCGTCGCCGCTTCGGAAACCGACTTCGGCCACCGCAACTTTGCCCTCGCGCATTTTCTCGCCGCCCATGACAACCTGACCAACAGCCCCGACAAGGTGCTGGGGACCTACTTTCACCACTGCGCGATCGAGATGACGACCGCGCAGCTGGCCATGGCCGGGCGGTTCCTGGTGCATGCGCCCGACCTGCCGCGCCTCGTCTCGCCCCGGCGCATCCGGCGGCTGAACGCGATGATGCTGACCTGCGGGCATTACGACGGTTCGGGCGATTTCGCCTACCGCGTCGGCATTCCGGGCAAGAGCGGCGTGGGCGGCGGCATCCTTGCCATCGTTCCCCATGTCGCCGCCATCGCGGTCTGGAGCCCGGGTCTCAACCGCTACGGCAATTCCCACCGCGGCACCGAGGCACTGGCCCGGCTCACGACCCTGATGGACTGGTCGATCTTCTGACCCGCAGCTTCATTGTTCCGAAAATACACAAGGAGGTGTGGAGGCAGCGCCTCCACCGGCGCGCGCCCCGGCGCGCCGCGCCGCCCGCGGCACGCGGCGCGCCAGCGCAATCTACCGGACCTTCAGCGTCGCCAGCCCGATCATCGCCAGGATCAGCGAAATGATCCAGAACCGGATCACGATCTGCGGCTCCGCCCAGCCCTTCTTCTCGTAGTGGTGATGGATCGGCGCCATCAGGAACACCCGCTTGCCGGTCCGCTTGAAATAAAGCACCTGCACGATCACCGACAGCGCCTCCACCACGAACAGCCCGCCGACAATGGCCAGGACAAGCTCGTGCTTGGTCGCCACCGCGATGGCCCCCAGCGCGCCGCCCAGGGCCAGCGACCCGGTGTCACCCATGAAGACCGCCGCAGGCGGCGCGTTGTACCACAGAAATCCAAGGCCCCCGCCGAACAGTCCGGCGGTAAAGATCAGGATCTCGCCGGTCCCCGGCACGTAATGCACATCGAGATAATCGGTAAAGTCGACCCTGCCCACCGCATAGGCGATGACCCCCAGCGTTCCGGCGGCGATCATGACCGGCATGATCGCCAGCCCGTCCAGCCCGTCGGTGAGGTTCACCGCGTTCGCCGCCCCCACGATGACGATGATCGCGAAGGGGACGAACAGCAAACCGAGGTTGATCAGCGTGTCCTTGAACACCGGCAGCGCCAGTTGGTACTGCAATTCCGCCGGATGGTACTGCGCGGCCCAGAAACCGGCGATGGCGGCGATGAGAAACCCCAGCAGCAGCCGCACCTTGCCGGACACACCTGATGTATTCTGCTTGCTGACCTTGGCATAATCGTCGGCGAAGCCGATGGCGGCAAAGCTCATGGTGACAAACAGCACGATCCAGACAAAGGCATTGTCGAGCCGCGCCCAGAGCAGGGTGGAGGTCAGCAGAGCACCGACAATCAGCAACCCGCCCATGGTCGGCGTCCCCGCCTTCACGAAATGCCCCTCGGGCCCGTCGCCCCGGATCGGCTGGCCCTTGCCCTGGCGGCGACGCAGCACCGCGATCAGTGGCCGCCCGAAAAGAAAGCCGAATATCAGCGCGGTCAGAAAGGCCCCGCCGGCGCGGAAGGTGATATAGCGAAACAGATTGAAAAAATCGCCACCATCCGACAGGAGTGTCAACCAATAGAGCATTCAAACGCGTCCTTACTCAACATCTTGTTGCGTGACCCCGGTCACAGGGTTTCCACCGGATGGCCCATTTTACGGATCGCGTCAACGATCGTCCCCAGCCGGGTCGAAAGCGACCCCTTGACCAGCACCACATCGCCGGAATCGAGCAGGCCGCGCAGATTTGGCAAAACGTCGGCGGCGGTCTCGGCCCAGACGCCGCGCTGGTGCTCGGGCAAGGCATCATACAGCGCGCGCATCAGCGGCCCGATGCAGTGGACCACGTCCAGCGACCGGGTGGTCTCCAGATCGGCCAGACCCGCATGCAGCGCGGCGGCGTCGGGCCCCAGTTCCTTCATGTCACCCAGGATCGCGATGCGCCGCCCCTTGCCAACCCGGCCGATGTCGTGCGTGACCTCCGCCGCCGCGAGCACCGCCAGCGCCGCGGCCATCGAGGTCGGGTTCGCGTTGTAGCTGTCGTCGATCATCGCCAGCGTCATATGGGTCTCGATCGGATCCAGAACGATCACCTCCCGCACGCCGCGCCCCTTGTAGGGCTGCCAGCGTCCAAGCGACTGCGCCGCCAGCGCCAGATCGACCCCAAGCGCGTGACAGACCGCCAGTGCACCCAGACCGTTCATCGCAAAGTGCCGACCGGGCGTGGCGATCTTGAACAGGATCGGTGCCCCGTCGTGGCTGGCCTGAACCACGGTCGTATCGGACTGAACCTGCACCTCCAGCAGTTTGAAGTGATGCCCGTGTTCGCCGAATTCGAGGTCGCGCAGGCGGCAGTCCACCGCCTTGGCCATCAGAATTGCCGCGTGTTCGATGTCTGCGTTGATCACGGCCCAGCCACCCGGTTTGACACCTTCAAAGATCGAGGCTTTCTCAACCGCGATACCGGCCAGGTTCTCGAAGGCCTCCAGATGCGCCGGAGCGACGGTGGTGATCATGGCCACATCCGCCTGCGCCATCCGCGCCAGCGGCGCAATCTCTCCGGGGTGGTTCATGCCGATCTCGATGACCGCATAATCCGTGTCGGCGGGCATGCGCGCCAGCGTCAGGGGCACGCCCCAGTGGTTGTTGTAGCTGGCCACGCTGGCATGGGTGCGTCCCTGATCCCCCAACATGGCCAGCAGCATCTCCTTGGTCGAGGTCTTGCCGACGCTGCCGGTCACTGCAACCACCTTGGCCTGCGTGCGGGAACGGGCCGCCTGGCCCAGCCTTTCAAGGCCCGCCAGCACATCGTCGACGATCAGCAGCGGCGCATCCTCCGCCACGCCGTCGGGGCGGCGGGACACCAGGGCAGCCCCCGCGCCGTTCTCCAGCGCCTGCGCCACAAAGTCGTGCCCGTCGCGCGCATCCTTCAGCGCGACGAACAGATCGCCCTTTTCGATCGTGCGGGTGTCGATGGAAACGCCCTCGCAGGTCCAGTCGCCCACCGCCCGCCCCCCCGTGGCGGCGGCGGCCTCTTCAGCCGTCCAGAGTGTCATGCCAGCCTCCCATCCAGTGCCGCAACGGCCATGCTGGCCTGCTCCGCATCGTCGAAGGGCAGCACGTCGTTGCCCACGATCTGCCCTGTCTCATGCCCCTTGCCCGCGATCAGCAATGCATCGCCCGGCTCCAGCAGGTCGATGCCGCGCAGGATCGCTTCGGCCCGGTCGCCCACCTCCATCGCGCCCGGCGCGCCCTCAAGGACCGCCGCGCGGATGCTCGCGGGATCTTCGGAACGCGGATTGTCGTCCGTGACGATCACCGCGTCGGCATGAGTCATCGCCGCCGCCCCCATCAGTGGCCGCTTGGCCCTGTCCCGGTCGCCGCCCGCGCCGACAATGGCGATCAGCCGTCCCATCACATGCGGACGCATCGCCGCCAGCGCGGTGGCCACCGCATCGGGCGTATGGGCATAATCGACAAACACCGCTGCCCCGTTCCCGCGCGTCGCGGCCAGCTGCATGCGGCCCCGCACCGTGGTCAGATGCGGCAGCGTGTCGAAGACCTCCTGCGGCTGCCCGCCGCAGGCGATGACCAGCCCCGCCGCCAGCAGCACGTTGTCGGCCTGAAAGCCGCCCATCAGCTCCAGCCGCTTCTGGACCGCCTTGCCCTGCCATTCAAAGCGCAGGTCCTGCCCCGTGGCGTCGAACCGCTGTGCCGTCAGGTGCAGATCGCCCCCGTCACGGCCCACGGTAATCACCTCGCAGCCACGGGCGCGTGCGATGGCCGCGATATCCACCCCCTTGGGGTCGTCGATGTTGATGACCGCCGTGCCGTCCTCGGACAGGACACGCGCGAACAGGCCCGCCTTGGCGTCGAAATAGGCGTCGAAGGTTTCGTGATAGTCCAGATGATCCTGGGTGAAATTGGTAAAGCCTGCCGCCCGCAGGGTCACACCGTCAAGCCGCCGCTGGTCAAGCCCGTGGCTTGAGGCTTCCATCGCGGCGTGGGTGATGCCGTTGTCCAGTGCTGCGCGCAGCGCGCGGTGCAGGGTGATCGGCTCGGGCGTGGTGTGGGCCAGCGGTGCGGTCCAGGCCCCTTCGACCCCGGTGGTCCCGAGGTTGACGGCGGCATGGCCCATCTCGATCCAGATCTGACGCACAAAGGTAGACACCGACGTCTTGCCGTTGGTGCCGGTCACTGCCGCCATCACGCCGGGCTGCCCCCCGAACCAAAGCGCCGCGGTCCGTGCCAGCGCCTCGCGCGGGGCGTCCGAGATAACCAGGGCCGCCCCCGCGGCGCGGATCGCATCGCCCGCGATTTCCGCCCCCGCGCTGTCGGTCAGCACCGCCACCGCCCCGTCCTTCAGCGCCTTCTCGACAAAGCGCGCCCCGTGCACACGGCTGCCCGGCATCGCGGCAAAGAGACACCCCGGCCCCACGTCGCGGCTGTCGACCGCCAGATCGAGAATGTCGGGGTTCGCACCGCTCGCAGCCATCAGGCCCAGGGCGGTCAGGGGAAGTTTTCGGGGGCTGCTCATCTTGGCGCCTTTGCGGCTTGGCGTGTTGCTCAGTTGTTGCCAGCCAGCGTTATCACAGCCTCCTCCAGCGGTTCAACTGTCGGACGCACGCCCAGCAGGGGCGCCACCCGGCGGATCATCTCGGCGGCCACCGGCACCGCGGTCCAGCCGGCAGTGCGGCGCGGCTTGTCACCCGAGGTCTCCACCGGTTCGTCCAGGGTCACGATCAGCACGTATTTCGGGTCATGTGCGGGGAAGATCGACGCGAAGGTGGCGATGACCTTGTCGTTGTAATAGCCGCCGTTCGGGCGGGGTTTGTCCGCCGTCCCCGTCTTGCCGCCCACCTGATAGCCCGGCACCTCGCCAAAGCTCGCCGTGCCATCGCTGACCACCTTGCGCAACATCATCCGCGCATCCGCCGACGCCTCTGCCGAGATGACCCTCGGGCCAAGCTGCGGGCCGGTCTGCTTGATCAGCGTCGGCTTGACCTTGTAGCCCCCGTTGGCCAGCGCGGCGTAGCCCGCCGCCAGGTGCATCGGGCTGGAGGACAATCCGTGACCGTAGGAAATGGTGACGGAGGACAGGTCCGTCCAGCGTTTCGGCAACAGGGGCTTGCCGCCCGCCGCCTCGACGATTTCAAAGGAGGTCGCATCGAAAAAGCCCAGCTTCTTGAGGAACGCCTGCTGCCGCTCCACTCCGATCTGCAGGGCGATGCGCCCGGTGCCGCGGTTGGACGAATTCACGATGATGTCCGCCACGCTCAGCTTGCCGTAATTCTTGTTGTGGAATTCGCCGATCCTGAAGCCGCCGACCTTCATCGGGCCGCTGGTATCAATCACCGTCTGAGCAGTCACGAGGCCGAGGTCGATGGCCTGCGCCGCCGCGAAGATCTTGAAAGTCGACCCCAGCTCGTACACGCCCTGCACCGACCGGTTGAAAAGTGGGCTGTCAGACGGGTCGCCCTTGGTCGCGGGGCGCGGCCGGTCGTTGGGGTCGAAGCTGGGCAGCGAGACCACGCTGACCACTTCGCCCGTCTTGACGTCCATCAGGACCGACGTGGCGCCCTTGGCGTTCATCAGTTTCATCCCGCCCCAAAGCACCTGTTCAGAGGCAGCCTGCACCGTCAGGTCCAGCGACAACTCCAGCGGCTTGTTGCCGTTGGCGGGATCGCGCAGATAATCGTCGAAGTACCGCTCCACCCCGGCGACGCCGATGACCTCGGCGGCATGCACGCCCTCCTTGCCAAAGCTGGCGCCGCCAAGGACATGCGCAGCCAAAGTGCCGTTGGGATAGAGCCGCATGTCGCGCGGCGCGAACAACAGGCCGGGATCGCCGATGTCATGGACTTCCTGCATCTGCTCCGGGCTGATTTTCTTCTTGATCCACAGGAACTTGCGCTTGCCGGTGAAATCCTTCAGCAGGCGTTCCTCATCCAGGTCGGGAAACACGCCGACCAGCTTTTTCGCCGCCATTGCCGGATCCACCATGTGGCGCGGCTGCGCATAAAGCGCGTGGGTCTCGAAGTTGGTGGCGAGGATGTTGCCATTGCGGTCCACGATGTCCGCCCGCGAGGCCGATATGACGGCCCCCGGCGCGTGGGCGCGCGGTTCGGTCGCTTCGGACGTGGCCAGAAGGCCCATGCGCGCACCCACCACCGAAAAGGCGCAGAAGAAGAAGACGCCAAGCACCAGCAGCCGGCCCTCGGCCCGCTGACGCGACCGGTCCCGCATCTGTTCATGGCGGATGCGCTTGTTCTCGCGCTCGATCGCGTCGGGGTTCTCGCCCTTCTGGCGCGCGTCGAGGATACGCGCAAGCGGGCGCAGGGGGGTGCGGATCATAGCGGGTCCTCCTCGGAATCCGGGGCGTTCATGGTCGACACATCCACCGGGTTGGTGATGGGCAACAGCGGCGCAGGCGGATAGGCCACCTGATCCACCGCGCCGAACTGATGCGGCTGGAGCGGCAGCAGGTTCAGCCGGTCAAAGTTGAGCACGGCAAGATCGCGCAGCCGTTCGGGACGGTTCTGGTAGGCCCATTCGGCCTTGAGCACCGCAAGCCGCGCGTGTGCGGCGCGGATGTTGGCATGCAGCTTGTCCGCCTCACTCAGCGCCTGCTGGGTCGCGTAGTTCTCGCGATAGGCCCAAAAGGCCAGCCCGATCACCGCCATGGACGTGAGAATATAAAGTACCGCTCGCATCTATTGCCCCCTGACCATCGGCATGCCGATGGATTTCGCATCTACCGCACCGCTGGGTGCATCCGTTCTGATCGCCACGCGCAGCTTGGCCGACCGGCTGCGCGGATTTTCGGCCAGCTCCTCGGCGTCCGGTCCGATCGCCTTGCGCTTTTCCACCCGGAACTGCGGGGCCGGACGTTCGATCTCCGGCGCAAAGCGGTTGGCGTTGCCGCCCCCGCCCGACCGTGCCGTGAGGAACCGTTTGACCATCCGGTCCTCGACCGAATGAAAGGTAACAACAGCCAGCTTCCCGCCGGGCCGCAAGGCACGTTCGGCCGCCATAAGGCCCTGGAAAAGCTCACCGTATTCGTCATTCACGGCAATGCGGATCGCCTGAAAGCTGCGGGTCGCCGGATGCGATTGCCCCGGCTTGGCGCGTGGCAGGCAGCCTTCGACAAGCGCCGCAAGTTCAAGGGTCGTTGTGATCGGCGCCTCGGCGCGGGCGCGCACGATGGCTTTCGCGATGCGTCGGCTCGCGCGTTCCTCTCCGTACTGGAAAAGGATGTTGGCGATCAGCTCTTCCTCGCCCTCGTTCACCAGATCGGCGGCGGACGGCCCGTCCTGCGACATCCGCATGTCGAGCGGCCCGTCCTTCATGAAGGAAAAGCCCCGCTCGGCCAGGTCGAGCTGCATCGACGACACGCCGAGGTCCAGCACCACACCGTCGAGGTCCTGCCCGTAGTCATCCATCCGCGAAAAGACACCCCGCTGCATGGTGATACGCGCGCCGTAGTCCCCTGCCCAGCCCTGCGCCATTTCGAAGGCGAGCGGGTCGCGGTCCACCGCGATTACACGGTCCGCCCCGGCATCGAGCAGACCGCGCGTGTAGCCGCCAGCGCCGAACGTCCCGTCAAGCCAGACGCCCGAGACAGGCGCGACGGCGGCCAGCAGAGGGCGCAGCAAAACCGGGGTATGGGGGGCAGTCTGTTCAGGAGAGGCCGCAGCAGCCATCAGGTTCAGGCCTCCACGTTGCCATCCAGGAAGGCCATCGGATCGAAATCGTCGGGCAGTTCTTCCGCCCAGGATTCCTCTTCTGCCTCATAGGTTTCGGGTTTCCAGATCTGGAACGTGTCGCCAGTCGCAAAGAAAAACGCCTCTGCGTCCAGGTCAATCTTCTTGCGCAGCTTGGCTGGCAGGACCAGACGACCGGTTTCGTCCACCGTGGTCGGGAAGGATTGGCCATGAAACAACCGCTGCAGCGCCTTGCGCCCCACAGACCCACGCGGCAAGGCGTCGATCTTGGCGTCCACCTCGTCGATGGCCTCCATGGTATAGCATTCGAGGAAATTGCGTTTGTCGTCGCCGTAGACGATCACCAGTTCAGGGTTTTCACCGGACTTCCAGTTCGGATCACCGGCTTCCAGCACACGCCGAAAAGAGGCCGGTATGGAAACCCGCCCCTTGCTATCGACCTTGTGATGGCTTTCGCCTCTGAACCTGCGGCCCACTTGGTTTTCCTGCCTGCGCGCGGTGCGCTTTAGTCTTCTTGTCGCGCCCCCGCGAAATTTCTGCCCCCGTGCTGCGAAGTGCCCTCCGGACATGGAAACGGCGGGTTGATCTGCTGCCACTGATCAACCCGCCGCCCTCGTCCCGCAGCTTGGCGGGGAAGTCCGACTGCGCGCGCCACCTGGGGGGATGTCTGCTCGCCCGCGCGCCGGATCTCGTTGTCTGATGAAAGCGAGGTGCCTGTATGAAACCTGCTAGGTTTTTTGTTTTTGTGGGGTCGTTTGGTGCCCCGTGTCCCGTTCTCATCCGATGCACTAGGGATGCCACGGGAATTGATGGGCGTCTACAATTTTTTTGCCCTCAACCCACGAGATTTAGTTCTGCACAGGGGTCAAAATCAAAATGTGGTGGTGAAATTTGGCCGGATTTTAGCCTATTGGGTATGATTTTTCCGGCATAACACAAGATATGGTGATGTTGTCGTATCGGCCAAAACCTCCCATGATTTCCCAGAAAATTTCATCCGCAGAGTTATCCACAACCTGTGTTCGCAACTTGTTCCGAAATTCCACGGCAGGATTCAACCATTTTCAAGCCCGTTCCCATGAAATTGATTCGAAATCGGCGGTATTTGGCCGAATCGCAGCGCCGCTCTTCGCCGATTTCCCCTGAATTCCCAGCCGCCCCTGCCCGCCCCCGCGCGGTTCCCGGAATTTCCCGGCACGGCCCACGGCACCGCCTGTCCAAGCCTGTGGCCTGCCGAGGCTTCGTATCGCGCAACCGGTCATGGCCGTATCAAGTTCAGCGCAGAGCACGGACCACGGACAAATTTCGCCGCGCCCGCTTGCACCCAAGAGCCTCATTGGCCAAAAGGCTCCCAGACGCAGGAGCATAGCTTGACCTTCGGAATATCCCTTATTGCCCATGCCATCCGCATGCTGATGCACGCGCCGGGCACCACCTTTCGCGTGATATTGCCGGGGCTTGCCATGGTGCTGCTCAGCACCCTTGCCGCCTCCACCCTGCTGCCCGACGCATTGAACGCCGTACTCCGTAACGACACCGACGCCATCCTACGGATTGATCCATCGGACATTCTGTTGATGCTGGCACTGGGTGTCGCGGGGCTGCTTGGCTACGCGCTGATGGCCATCCACTGGCACCGTCACGTGCTCCTGGACGGCACGGACCGGGCAAACGACCTGCGCCCCGGCTGGGGAATAATCGCTTTTTACATCTGGCGTGCCTTTACCGTGGCACTGGTGCAAATGCTGGCGGCAATCCCGATCCTGACAGTGCTCGGTGTGCTGGCCAGCCTGACCGGCGGGCAGTCAGCGCCGGGTCAGGGCTCCCCCTCCGTCCTTTTCAGCATACTGGCCGGCATCGCATTTCTATGGGTGGGCCTGCGCGTCAGCATCTCGTTGCCCGCCGCCGCCATGGGTCAGCGCATGGGACTGCTGCAAAGCTGGATGATCTCCGCCCCCGTGTCGGGTGCGATCCTGGCGGTCGCGGCGTTGGTATCGTTGCTCAGCGTCACGATCTCCGTGACCCTCTCGCTGCTCTTTCAATCACCAGACCCGACCAGCCTGCTGTTCGAGACATGCGTTTTCCTGGCCGAGGGGATCATCTGTGTCTCCGTGCTGACCACCCTCTACGGTCATCTGGTGGAAAAACGCTCCCTGTCCTGAGGGACGCCCGCTCAGGCCATGCCGCCCTTGACCAGCCCGGCGGCGATCCGCGCGTAAGCGTCCGCCGCCGCGCTTTCGCCCGCCGCCACGGGCGTGCCGCCGTCGCCCGCCAGACGGGTTTCCAGATCAATCGGCAAAGCGCCCAGCAGCGGCACACCCAGCTTCTCGGCCTCCGCCGAGACGCCGCCGTGACCGAAAATCTGATGCTCCGCGCCACAATCGGGACAGATGAACATCGACATGTTCTCGATCAGGCCCAGCACCGGCGTCTTCAGCGTCGCAAACATATCAATCGCCTTGCGCGCGTCGATCAGCGCCACATCCTGCGGCGTGCTTACCACGATGGCGCCGGTCAGCTCAGACTTGGTGCAAAGGGTCAACTGCACGTCCCCGGTGCCCGGCGGCAGATCGACAATCAGCACATCCAGCGCGCCCCATTGAACCTGGCCCAGCATCTGCTGCAAAGCCCCCATCAGCATCGGCCCCCGCCAGACAACCGCCTTGCCCTCCTCCATCATGAAACCGATGGACATCAGCGTGACACCGTGCGCCTCCAGGGGAATGATCGTCTTGCCGTCAGGGCTGGCGGGGCGCTTGTTCACCCCCATCATCCGCGGCTGGCTTGGACCGTATATATCCGCATCCAAAAGCCCCACCCGGCGGCCCTGCCGGGCCAGCGCAACGGCGAGATTGGAACTCACCGTCGACTTGCCCACGCCCCCCTTGCCAGAGGCAATCGCGAGGATCCGGTCCACCCCGGCCGGCTTCACCGGCCCCTCCTGCGGCTTCGGGTGGCCGCCGATCTTCAGGCTGGGCGGCGCCTCGGGCTTTTTGGCCGGACCATGCGCCGTCAGCGCGACCGAGACGCTGCGCACGCCGGGCAGTTCCGCCACCACCCGCTCCGCCGCGTCGCGCAACGGCCCCATGGCCTGCGCCACCTCTGCATTGGGTGCCTCGATCACGAAACGCACGACATCGTCCTCGACCCGCAGCGCGCGCACCAGATCATGCGCCATGAGGCTTTTGCCGTCGGGCAGGTTCACGCGCGAAAGCGCGGCTTCGACATCGGACTTGCTGATCGGCATGAAAACCTCCTGTGCTGTCACCCCCACATGCCATTTTCTGCGAAAATCACAAGGGGACGCGACGACATGCCTGCTCCATTAGCAGGGCGCACAGATTTTCTACAGCGAATCCATGTTTTTGCTGCATGGCAGCATTGCAAAACTATCCATTGTGCAAGCGCAGCATTAAAGCGATATTGAGGATGTGAAGAGCAGAGATGCACTTCAAGAGAAAGACCAGACGGGGTCATCCTCCTCCCGACACCGTCTGTGATCGGCGGCGACATCCTCCTCCTCCCTGATGTCGTCGCCCTTTTTCTTAACTCCCCCACACAAAAGAAACCCAGGCCCCTCCGGCGGACCTTTGTTTATATACTGATAACAATGGGTTGCCCCTGCGTCGCCCATGCAGGTTTCGCATAACGGCCTTGCAGCCTTGGCCGTTGTCCAGAATTTTTCGAAGCGTATATGCCCGTTATCCGAAACGACGATGATATGAAAAAAGAGGCGCCACGATGGCATATTCAACAACAACAACAACCGCACCGACTTCTTCCTTGCTCAGCCGCATCGGCTCAGGCTTCGACGCGCTGGCAACCCGTTACAAGCAATACCGCATGTACCGCGAGACCTTCGATGGTCTCAGCGCACTCAGCAACCGCGACCTGGCCGACCTCGGCCTGAGCCGCAGCGACATCAAGCGTATTTCGATGGAAGCCGCCCGCGGCTGACATACCTGAATCGGTCGTCCGCTTCCTCCCGGTTGGACGACTGAAACCGGGGCCGCTGCACCTTTCTCCTCCCTGATGCAGCAGCGCCCCGAACAGACCCGAAGCCGATCCTCCCTTGACGCTTCGGGCCGACAAAGAGCAGCGGTGCCGTCCTCCCACGGCACCGCTGTTTCTTTAACCCCTCCCCACAACTCTGGTCTGGCGCCGCCCTTGCTTGACCCCGACAGGGCGCGCGACGGATGGACACACAAGCCAAATCGCCGAGGGTCCCCGAAGGGGATACGGCTATTTTGCTTGTGGGGCCAAACGGCGGGTGCCAGGACGGGATCACGCAAGGGCGACGCCAGACCCTCTGGGATGGTGGGCCCGCAGCGCAAAACAATAATGTAATGCGGCGCAGCCGCTCCTGCGGATCAGACCCGCGTCGGCTACCAGCCTTCAGAATGGCACGTCATCACAGCCGGACAGGAATCGCGAAACCACCTTCTTCACACCGGCCTTCTCGAAATCCACTTCCAGCTTGTCACCCTCGATCCCGATGATCGCGCCATAGCCGAACTTCTGATGAAACACCCGTTCGCCCATGACAAAGCTGCTGACAGCCTGCATGTCGATCGTGACATTGCGCTGCTCGCGCGGCTGGCTGATCCCGCGTTCGCCCGCGCGGGCCTGCAGCCGCCGCCAGCCGGGCGAATTATAGACATTCGCCTCCGCCGCAGCGTCGTGCAGCGTGCTCTTCGGCATCGCCGCGCCGAAACTGCCGCCATAAAGACCGGGCGGCGTCAGCACCTCCACGTGATCCTCGGGCAATTCGTCGATGAACCGCGACGGCATCGCGCTCTGCCATTGGCCAAACACCATGCGGTTTCCGGCGAATGAAATCGTGCAAAGCTCTTCCGCCCGCGTGATCCCGACATAAGCCAGACGGCGCTCTTCTTCCAGGCCCTTGATCCCGCTCTCGTCCATGGAGCGTTGCGAGGGGAACAGCCCGTCTTCCCACCCCGGCAAGAAGACGACGGGAAACTCCAGCCCCTTGGCCGCATGCAGCGTCATGATGCTGACCTTTTCCCCGCCATCGTCGCTTTCATTGTCCATGATCAGGCTGACATGCTCCAGAAAACCCTGCAGGTTCTCGAACTGCTCCAGCGCCTTGATCAGTTCCTTGAGGTTGTCGAGCCGCCCGGGCGCCTCGGGTGTCTTGTCGTTCTGCCACATGCCGGTGTAGCCGGATTCGTCCAGAATGATCTCTGCGAGTTCGACGTGGTTGGTATTTTCATCGCCCACGCTGCGGCCCCAGCGGTCGATCCCGTCGATCAACTGTCGCAGTTGCGCCGCCCCCTTGCCGCCGATCCCGTCATGCGCCAGCAGGATGCGCGCGCCCTCAACCAGGTTCACGCCGTGTTCGCGGGCGGTGGTCTGGATCTTCTGCTGCGCCACATTGCCCAGGCCGCGCTTGGGCGTGTTCACGATCCGCTCGAACGCCAGATCGTCGTCGGGCGACGTCACCACCCGGAAATAGGCCATCGCGTCCCGGATCTCCAACCGCTCGTAAAAGCGCGGCCCGCCGATGACACGGTACGGCAGGCCAATCGTCAGGAACCGGTCCTCGAAGGCGCGCATCTGATGCGAGGCGCGCACGAGAATCGCCATGGAGTCGAGCCCGACCGCGTCCATCCCGCGGGTGCCGCGCTGCATCGCCTCGATTTCCTCGCCGATCCAGCGGGCCTCTTCCTCACCGTCCCAATGGCCGATCAGGCGCACCTTTTCGCCCTCTTCGGCCTCGGTCCAGAGCGTCTTGCCCAGC is a window from the Sulfitobacter sp. THAF37 genome containing:
- a CDS encoding UDP-N-acetylmuramoyl-L-alanyl-D-glutamate--2,6-diaminopimelate ligase — encoded protein: MSSPRKLPLTALGLMAASGANPDILDLAVDSRDVGPGCLFAAMPGSRVHGARFVEKALKDGAVAVLTDSAGAEIAGDAIRAAGAALVISDAPREALARTAALWFGGQPGVMAAVTGTNGKTSVSTFVRQIWIEMGHAAVNLGTTGVEGAWTAPLAHTTPEPITLHRALRAALDNGITHAAMEASSHGLDQRRLDGVTLRAAGFTNFTQDHLDYHETFDAYFDAKAGLFARVLSEDGTAVINIDDPKGVDIAAIARARGCEVITVGRDGGDLHLTAQRFDATGQDLRFEWQGKAVQKRLELMGGFQADNVLLAAGLVIACGGQPQEVFDTLPHLTTVRGRMQLAATRGNGAAVFVDYAHTPDAVATALAAMRPHVMGRLIAIVGAGGDRDRAKRPLMGAAAMTHADAVIVTDDNPRSEDPASIRAAVLEGAPGAMEVGDRAEAILRGIDLLEPGDALLIAGKGHETGQIVGNDVLPFDDAEQASMAVAALDGRLA
- the mraY gene encoding phospho-N-acetylmuramoyl-pentapeptide-transferase, whose amino-acid sequence is MLYWLTLLSDGGDFFNLFRYITFRAGGAFLTALIFGFLFGRPLIAVLRRRQGKGQPIRGDGPEGHFVKAGTPTMGGLLIVGALLTSTLLWARLDNAFVWIVLFVTMSFAAIGFADDYAKVSKQNTSGVSGKVRLLLGFLIAAIAGFWAAQYHPAELQYQLALPVFKDTLINLGLLFVPFAIIVIVGAANAVNLTDGLDGLAIMPVMIAAGTLGVIAYAVGRVDFTDYLDVHYVPGTGEILIFTAGLFGGGLGFLWYNAPPAAVFMGDTGSLALGGALGAIAVATKHELVLAIVGGLFVVEALSVIVQVLYFKRTGKRVFLMAPIHHHYEKKGWAEPQIVIRFWIISLILAMIGLATLKVR
- a CDS encoding glutaminase; translated protein: MPNLDSVLQDLDRDARAAADWGDVAAYIPQLAQVDPAQFAVSVVTADGRLHQAGDHQVPFSVQSITKVFTLAIALGRTGDQLWTRVGREPSGRAFNSIVQLEQENGRPRNPFINAGAIVTTDAVLGNRAPREALAEIIRFLRTAAGSEDIHINDTVAASETDFGHRNFALAHFLAAHDNLTNSPDKVLGTYFHHCAIEMTTAQLAMAGRFLVHAPDLPRLVSPRRIRRLNAMMLTCGHYDGSGDFAYRVGIPGKSGVGGGILAIVPHVAAIAVWSPGLNRYGNSHRGTEALARLTTLMDWSIF
- the murF gene encoding UDP-N-acetylmuramoyl-tripeptide--D-alanyl-D-alanine ligase, whose product is MTLWTAEEAAAATGGRAVGDWTCEGVSIDTRTIEKGDLFVALKDARDGHDFVAQALENGAGAALVSRRPDGVAEDAPLLIVDDVLAGLERLGQAARSRTQAKVVAVTGSVGKTSTKEMLLAMLGDQGRTHASVASYNNHWGVPLTLARMPADTDYAVIEIGMNHPGEIAPLARMAQADVAMITTVAPAHLEAFENLAGIAVEKASIFEGVKPGGWAVINADIEHAAILMAKAVDCRLRDLEFGEHGHHFKLLEVQVQSDTTVVQASHDGAPILFKIATPGRHFAMNGLGALAVCHALGVDLALAAQSLGRWQPYKGRGVREVIVLDPIETHMTLAMIDDSYNANPTSMAAALAVLAAAEVTHDIGRVGKGRRIAILGDMKELGPDAAALHAGLADLETTRSLDVVHCIGPLMRALYDALPEHQRGVWAETAADVLPNLRGLLDSGDVVLVKGSLSTRLGTIVDAIRKMGHPVETL